A single genomic interval of Ramlibacter pinisoli harbors:
- the fdhF gene encoding formate dehydrogenase subunit alpha, producing the protein MNAITRTEQARLAEPAVTFSLNGRDVAASAGETLLEVCKREGVDVPHLCYKEGLETAGNCRACVVEIAGERVLAPSCCRAPVAGMKVTTDSDRAVASQKMVLELLLSDLPETAYTRGNEVDYWAEKSGVGKPRFESRAQPAADLSHPAIAVNLDACIQCTRCVRACRDEQMNDVIGLAFRGDAEKIVFDMDDPMGASTCVTCGECVQACPTGALQPARGAAQHVPDKKVDSVCPYCGVGCQLTYNVKDNKILYVEGRDGPANHGRLCVKGRYGFDYAHHPHRLTKPLIRRAGVPKTGDFVMDPDRVMDVFREATWEEALELAGGKLKAIRDTHGRKALAGFGSAKGSNEEAYLFQKLVRTGFGTNNVDHCTRLCHASSVVALLEGIGSGAVSNPVMDVTKADVVIIIGANPTVNHPVAATWMKNAARAGTKLVILDPRRSELARFAHRYLQFKPDTDVALLNAMMHVIVSEGLVDQAFIANRTSGYEELRKNVEGYSPEAMAPICGIDADTIREVARLYATSKASMILWGMGVSQHVHGTDNARCLIALALMTGQIGREGTGLHPLRGQNNVQGASDAGLIPMMYPDYQHVSSPEARARFEQAWKLAPGTLDEKPGLTVVEVMDAIHHGDIRGMYVMGENPAMSDPDANHARDALAALDHLVVQDIFLTETAYLADVILPASAFAEKTGTFTNTDRLVQLGRQALNPPGDARQDLWIIQEIAKRLDLRWDYGHVSEVFDEMRRTMPSIAGITWERMERDDAVTYPCPNEGDPGQSVVFVDDFPRPTGRARFVPADVIPAAERPDTEYPLVLITGRQLEHWHTGSMTRRAAVLDALEPDPVALVHPLDLDAMGGRPGDLVTIESRRGKVSLYARADESSPRGAVFVPFCYYEAAINRLTNAALDPFAKIPEFKYCAIRVTLGGEPPVQSSYGGGQALQQAKKAALA; encoded by the coding sequence ATGAACGCAATCACGCGAACGGAACAGGCCCGCCTCGCCGAGCCGGCCGTGACCTTCAGTCTGAATGGCCGCGACGTCGCGGCCAGCGCCGGCGAGACGCTGCTCGAGGTGTGCAAGCGCGAAGGCGTCGACGTCCCGCACCTTTGCTACAAGGAAGGCCTGGAGACCGCCGGCAACTGCCGCGCCTGCGTGGTCGAGATCGCCGGTGAACGCGTGCTGGCGCCTTCCTGCTGCCGCGCCCCGGTGGCCGGCATGAAGGTCACCACCGACAGCGACCGGGCCGTCGCCTCGCAGAAGATGGTGCTGGAGCTGCTGCTGTCCGACCTCCCCGAGACCGCCTACACCCGCGGCAACGAGGTCGACTACTGGGCCGAGAAGTCCGGCGTAGGCAAGCCGCGCTTCGAATCGCGGGCGCAGCCGGCCGCCGACCTGTCCCATCCCGCCATTGCCGTCAACCTCGACGCCTGCATCCAGTGCACGCGCTGCGTGCGCGCCTGCCGCGACGAGCAGATGAACGACGTCATCGGTCTCGCGTTCCGCGGCGACGCCGAGAAAATCGTGTTCGACATGGACGACCCGATGGGGGCGTCCACCTGCGTCACCTGCGGTGAATGCGTGCAGGCCTGCCCCACGGGCGCGCTGCAGCCGGCGCGCGGCGCCGCACAGCACGTGCCCGACAAGAAGGTCGATTCGGTCTGCCCGTATTGTGGCGTGGGCTGCCAGCTCACCTACAACGTCAAGGACAACAAGATCCTTTACGTCGAGGGCCGCGACGGCCCGGCCAACCACGGCCGCCTGTGCGTCAAGGGGCGCTACGGCTTCGACTACGCGCACCATCCGCACCGCCTGACCAAGCCCCTGATCCGGCGTGCCGGCGTGCCCAAGACCGGCGACTTCGTGATGGACCCGGACCGCGTGATGGACGTGTTCCGCGAGGCCACCTGGGAAGAGGCGCTCGAACTGGCCGGCGGCAAGCTCAAGGCCATCCGCGACACGCACGGCCGCAAGGCGCTGGCCGGCTTCGGCTCCGCCAAGGGCAGCAACGAGGAGGCCTACCTGTTCCAGAAGCTGGTGCGCACCGGCTTCGGCACCAACAACGTCGACCACTGCACCCGGCTGTGCCACGCGTCGTCGGTCGTGGCACTGCTCGAAGGCATCGGGTCCGGCGCGGTGTCCAACCCCGTCATGGACGTCACCAAGGCCGACGTCGTCATCATCATCGGCGCCAATCCCACGGTGAACCACCCGGTGGCCGCCACCTGGATGAAGAACGCGGCCCGAGCCGGCACCAAGCTCGTCATCCTCGACCCCCGCCGCTCGGAACTGGCCCGCTTCGCGCACCGCTACCTGCAGTTCAAGCCCGACACCGACGTCGCGCTGCTCAACGCGATGATGCACGTCATCGTCAGCGAGGGCCTGGTCGACCAGGCGTTCATCGCCAACCGCACCAGCGGCTACGAGGAACTGCGCAAGAACGTCGAGGGCTACAGCCCCGAGGCCATGGCGCCCATCTGCGGCATCGACGCCGACACCATCCGCGAAGTGGCGCGCCTGTACGCCACCTCCAAGGCGTCGATGATCCTGTGGGGCATGGGCGTGTCGCAGCACGTGCACGGCACCGACAATGCGCGCTGCCTCATCGCGCTGGCGCTGATGACCGGCCAGATCGGCCGCGAAGGCACCGGCCTGCATCCGCTGCGCGGCCAGAACAACGTGCAGGGCGCTTCCGACGCGGGCCTCATCCCCATGATGTACCCCGACTACCAGCATGTCAGCAGCCCCGAGGCGCGCGCTCGCTTCGAGCAGGCCTGGAAGCTGGCGCCGGGCACGCTCGACGAGAAGCCCGGCCTCACGGTGGTGGAAGTGATGGATGCCATCCACCACGGTGACATCCGCGGCATGTACGTCATGGGCGAGAACCCGGCGATGTCGGACCCCGACGCCAACCATGCGCGCGACGCCCTGGCGGCACTTGACCACCTGGTGGTGCAGGACATCTTCCTGACCGAAACGGCCTACCTGGCCGATGTCATCCTGCCGGCCAGCGCCTTCGCCGAGAAGACCGGTACCTTCACCAACACCGACCGGCTGGTGCAGCTGGGCCGCCAGGCGCTCAACCCGCCCGGCGACGCCCGCCAGGACCTGTGGATCATCCAGGAGATCGCCAAGCGGCTCGACCTGCGCTGGGACTATGGGCACGTGTCCGAGGTCTTCGACGAGATGCGCCGCACCATGCCCAGCATCGCGGGCATCACCTGGGAGCGCATGGAGCGCGACGACGCGGTCACGTACCCGTGCCCGAACGAAGGCGACCCCGGCCAGTCGGTGGTGTTCGTCGACGACTTCCCGCGCCCCACCGGCCGCGCGCGCTTCGTGCCGGCCGACGTCATCCCGGCGGCGGAGCGGCCCGACACCGAGTACCCGCTGGTGCTGATCACGGGTCGCCAGCTCGAGCACTGGCACACCGGCAGCATGACGCGCCGTGCCGCGGTGCTCGACGCCCTGGAGCCCGATCCGGTGGCGCTGGTGCACCCGCTGGACCTCGATGCCATGGGCGGACGCCCGGGCGACCTGGTCACCATCGAGTCGCGCCGCGGCAAGGTGTCGCTGTACGCCCGGGCCGACGAGAGCTCGCCGCGCGGCGCCGTGTTCGTGCCGTTCTGCTACTACGAGGCCGCGATCAACCGGCTGACGAACGCGGCGCTCGACCCGTTCGCCAAGATTCCCGAGTTCAAGTACTGCGCCATCCGTGTCACGCTGGGCGGTGAGCCGCCGGTGCAGAGCAGCTACGGCGGCGGACAGGCACTGCAGCAGGCGAAGAAGGCCGCGCTGGCCTGA
- a CDS encoding NADH-ubiquinone oxidoreductase-F iron-sulfur binding region domain-containing protein yields the protein MNHPVIPIAVQEVSRQRRREAPKGRRVEPQALADVQRLLGDASRQPDLLIEHLHKLQDHFGHLPAAHLAALAQEMRMAQAQVFEVASFYHHFDVVKEGQDAPAPLTVRVCESLSCEMAGAGELMAKLPALLGREVRVLAAPCVGRCEQAPVAVVGQNPVPRASCEAVVAKVQAGATRHEPEPYTDLAQYAKAGGYSLLSRCINGEVAVEDVIKTMEGSGLRGLGGAGFPAGRKWRIVRNEPGPRLMAVNIDEGEPGTFKDRIYLERDPHRFLEGMLIAAWAVGIDRIYIYLRDEYHGCRALLEAELEKLKANPPVTLPAIELRRGAGAYICGEESAMIESIEGKRGMPRLRPPYVAQVGLFGRPTLEHNFETLYWVREILEKGGEWFASQGRNGRKGLRSFSVSGRVKDPGMKLAPAGITIQQLIDEYCGGMQDGHAFYAYLPGGASGGILPASMNDIPLDFDTLQPYGCFIGSAAVMVLSDQDTATAAARNLMHFFHHESCGQCTPCRVGTAKAEQLIATPQWDQQLLGELSQVMRDASICGLGQAAPNPVDCVIKYFPHELR from the coding sequence ATGAACCATCCCGTCATTCCCATCGCCGTCCAGGAAGTCTCCCGCCAGCGACGGCGCGAAGCCCCCAAGGGGCGCCGGGTCGAGCCGCAGGCGCTGGCCGACGTGCAGCGCCTGCTGGGCGACGCCTCGCGCCAGCCCGACCTTCTGATCGAGCACCTGCACAAGCTCCAGGACCATTTCGGCCACCTGCCGGCGGCGCATCTGGCGGCGCTCGCGCAGGAGATGAGGATGGCGCAGGCGCAGGTCTTCGAGGTCGCGAGCTTCTACCACCACTTCGACGTGGTGAAGGAGGGCCAGGACGCGCCGGCGCCGCTCACGGTGCGCGTGTGCGAGAGCCTGTCGTGCGAGATGGCAGGCGCCGGCGAACTGATGGCCAAGCTGCCCGCGCTGCTGGGGCGCGAGGTGCGTGTGCTGGCGGCGCCCTGCGTGGGCCGCTGCGAACAGGCGCCCGTGGCGGTGGTCGGACAGAACCCGGTGCCCCGCGCCAGCTGCGAGGCGGTCGTCGCCAAGGTGCAGGCCGGCGCGACGCGGCACGAGCCCGAGCCCTACACCGACCTCGCGCAATACGCGAAAGCGGGAGGCTATTCGCTCCTGAGCCGCTGCATCAACGGCGAGGTGGCCGTCGAGGACGTCATCAAGACCATGGAAGGGTCGGGGCTGCGTGGCCTCGGCGGCGCTGGCTTCCCGGCCGGACGCAAGTGGCGCATCGTGCGCAACGAGCCGGGCCCGCGCCTGATGGCGGTGAATATCGACGAGGGCGAGCCCGGCACGTTCAAGGACCGGATCTACCTCGAGCGCGACCCGCACCGCTTCCTCGAGGGCATGCTCATCGCGGCCTGGGCCGTGGGCATCGACCGCATCTACATCTACCTGCGCGACGAATACCACGGCTGCCGCGCGCTGCTCGAGGCCGAACTCGAGAAGCTCAAGGCCAACCCGCCGGTGACGCTGCCCGCCATCGAGCTGCGCCGCGGCGCCGGCGCCTACATCTGCGGCGAGGAGTCCGCGATGATCGAGTCCATCGAGGGCAAGCGCGGCATGCCGCGGCTGCGGCCGCCCTACGTGGCGCAGGTCGGGCTGTTCGGCCGTCCGACGCTGGAGCACAACTTCGAGACCCTGTACTGGGTGCGCGAGATCCTGGAGAAGGGCGGCGAGTGGTTCGCCTCGCAGGGCCGCAACGGCCGCAAGGGCCTGCGCTCGTTCTCGGTCTCGGGCCGCGTGAAGGACCCGGGCATGAAGCTGGCGCCGGCCGGCATCACCATCCAGCAGCTCATCGACGAGTATTGCGGCGGCATGCAGGACGGCCATGCCTTCTATGCCTACCTGCCGGGTGGCGCCTCGGGCGGCATCCTGCCGGCCAGCATGAACGACATCCCGCTCGACTTCGACACCCTGCAGCCGTACGGCTGCTTCATCGGGTCGGCGGCGGTGATGGTGCTGTCCGACCAGGACACCGCCACGGCCGCGGCGCGCAACCTGATGCACTTCTTCCACCACGAGTCGTGCGGCCAGTGCACGCCGTGCCGGGTGGGCACCGCCAAGGCGGAACAGCTCATCGCCACGCCGCAGTGGGACCAGCAGCTGCTCGGCGAGCTGTCGCAGGTGATGCGCGATGCGTCCATCTGCGGCCTCGGGCAGGCCGCGCCGAACCCGGTCGACTGCGTCATCAAGTATTTCCCGCACGAGCTGCGCTGA
- the frc gene encoding formyl-CoA transferase, whose amino-acid sequence MTKALEGIRILDFTHVQSGPTCTQLLAWFGADVIKVERAGEGDATRGQLRDIPDVDSLYFTMLNHNKRSITLNTKTAAGREVLDSLIRHCDVLVENFAPGALDRMGVTWEHIQKTNPRMILASVKGFGPGPYVDCKVYENVAQCAGGAASTTGDPDGLPMVTGAQIGDSGTGLHLALGIVTALFQREKTGRGQKVMAAMQDAVLNLCRVKLRDQQRLERTGELREYPQYPEIEFGEAVPRAGNASGGGQPGSILKCKGWQKDPNAYIYFITQGAVWPAICKVIGEEDWITNPHFATPQARLPHLKMIFDRIEEWTKTKTKFEAMDILNEFDIPCGPILSMKEIAEDESLRATGTVVEVDHPARGKYLTVGNPIKLSDSQTEVTRSPLLGEHTEEVLRQLGYSGSDIERLRTEGVL is encoded by the coding sequence ATGACCAAAGCGCTTGAAGGGATTCGCATCCTCGACTTCACCCACGTCCAGTCCGGACCCACCTGCACCCAGTTGCTGGCCTGGTTCGGCGCCGACGTGATCAAGGTCGAGAGAGCCGGCGAGGGGGACGCCACGCGCGGCCAGCTGCGCGACATCCCCGACGTGGACAGCCTCTATTTCACGATGCTGAACCACAACAAGCGGTCGATCACGCTCAACACCAAGACGGCCGCCGGCCGCGAGGTGCTCGACTCGCTGATCAGGCACTGCGACGTGCTGGTCGAGAATTTCGCGCCCGGCGCGCTGGACCGCATGGGCGTGACCTGGGAGCACATCCAGAAGACCAATCCGAGGATGATCCTCGCGTCGGTCAAGGGCTTCGGGCCCGGCCCCTACGTCGACTGCAAGGTCTACGAGAACGTCGCCCAGTGCGCCGGCGGCGCGGCCTCCACCACCGGCGACCCTGATGGCCTGCCGATGGTGACGGGCGCGCAGATCGGCGACAGCGGCACCGGCCTGCACCTGGCGCTTGGCATCGTCACCGCGCTGTTCCAGCGCGAGAAGACCGGCCGCGGCCAGAAGGTGATGGCGGCCATGCAGGACGCCGTGCTCAACTTGTGCCGCGTCAAGCTGCGCGACCAGCAGCGCCTGGAGCGCACGGGCGAGCTGCGCGAGTACCCGCAGTACCCCGAGATCGAATTCGGCGAGGCCGTGCCCCGGGCCGGCAACGCGTCGGGCGGCGGCCAGCCGGGTTCCATCCTGAAGTGCAAGGGCTGGCAGAAGGATCCCAACGCCTACATCTACTTCATCACGCAGGGCGCCGTCTGGCCTGCCATCTGCAAGGTGATCGGCGAGGAGGACTGGATCACCAATCCGCACTTCGCCACGCCGCAGGCCCGCCTGCCGCACCTGAAGATGATCTTCGACCGCATCGAGGAATGGACCAAGACCAAGACCAAGTTCGAGGCCATGGACATCCTCAACGAGTTCGACATCCCCTGCGGCCCGATCCTGTCGATGAAGGAGATCGCCGAGGACGAGTCGCTGCGCGCCACGGGCACCGTGGTCGAGGTCGACCATCCGGCGCGTGGCAAGTATTTGACCGTCGGCAATCCGATCAAGCTGTCGGACAGCCAGACGGAAGTGACGCGCTCGCCCCTGCTGGGCGAGCACACCGAGGAGGTGCTGCGGCAGCTGGGCTACAGCGGCAGCGACATCGAGCGCCTGCGCACCGAGGGTGTGCTGTGA
- a CDS encoding PAS domain-containing protein — protein sequence MQGTVDYKQLVEVIGDGVVVCDPKGVITYWNAAATRIFGFSEQEALGQSLDLIIPERQRQRHWDGYDKTMATGLTRYGNDVLRVPALHKEGRPLSIAFTVALLRDAAGQVAAIVAAVRDESARFAEDRNLRKRLTELEMQVRGTGGPAQP from the coding sequence ATGCAAGGAACCGTGGACTACAAGCAGCTGGTCGAGGTCATCGGCGACGGAGTGGTGGTGTGCGATCCCAAGGGGGTCATCACGTACTGGAACGCTGCGGCAACGCGCATCTTCGGCTTCAGCGAGCAGGAGGCCCTGGGCCAGTCGCTGGATCTCATCATCCCGGAGCGCCAGCGCCAACGGCACTGGGACGGCTATGACAAGACCATGGCGACCGGCCTCACGCGCTATGGCAACGACGTGCTGCGGGTACCGGCCCTGCACAAGGAAGGGCGGCCGCTGTCGATCGCCTTCACCGTGGCCCTGCTGCGCGACGCGGCTGGCCAGGTGGCCGCCATCGTGGCGGCGGTGCGCGACGAAAGCGCGCGGTTCGCGGAGGACCGCAATCTCCGCAAGCGCCTCACGGAACTGGAGATGCAGGTCCGTGGAACGGGTGGGCCAGCCCAGCCGTGA
- the frc gene encoding formyl-CoA transferase, translated as MSTQNLPLKGIKIIDFTHVQAGPACTQLLAWFGADVIKLERPGAGDVTRSQLRDIPDADALYFTMLNSNKRGLTLDTKTPAGKEVLEKLIKESDVMVENFGPGALDRMGFSWEYIQQLNPKMILASVKGFSDGHHYEDLKVYENVAQCAGGSASTTGWWKGENSEPTISAAALGDSNTGMHLAIGILTAYIGRQQTGKGQKVAVSMQDAVLNLCRVKMRDQQRLERLGYLEEYPQYPHEMDAFKDKVTPRGGNAGGGGQPGWILKCKGWQTDPNAYIYFTVQGHAWEPICDAIGKPEWKTDPAYTTPKARQPHITEIFATIEDWLKDKTKFEAVDVLRKFDIPCAPVLSMKELLRDESLRKSGSIVEVQHPVRGSYYTVGSPIKFSDLKPQVTASPLLGQHTDEILGELGYSKDQIATMHAMKVV; from the coding sequence ATGAGCACCCAGAACCTGCCCCTGAAGGGCATCAAGATCATCGATTTCACCCACGTGCAAGCCGGCCCTGCCTGCACGCAGTTGCTGGCCTGGTTCGGCGCGGACGTGATCAAGCTGGAGCGTCCCGGTGCCGGCGACGTCACCCGTAGCCAGTTGCGCGACATCCCCGATGCCGACGCGCTGTACTTCACGATGCTCAACAGCAACAAGCGCGGCCTGACGCTGGATACCAAGACGCCTGCCGGCAAGGAAGTGCTGGAGAAGCTGATCAAGGAAAGCGACGTGATGGTCGAGAACTTCGGCCCCGGCGCGCTCGATCGCATGGGCTTCAGCTGGGAGTACATCCAGCAGCTCAACCCGAAGATGATCCTGGCGTCCGTCAAGGGCTTCAGCGACGGCCACCACTACGAGGACCTGAAGGTCTACGAGAACGTGGCGCAGTGCGCCGGCGGTTCGGCTTCCACCACCGGCTGGTGGAAGGGCGAGAACTCCGAGCCGACGATCTCGGCCGCGGCGCTCGGTGACTCCAACACCGGCATGCACCTGGCCATCGGCATCCTGACCGCCTACATCGGCCGCCAGCAGACCGGCAAGGGCCAGAAGGTGGCCGTGTCCATGCAGGACGCCGTGCTGAACCTGTGCCGCGTGAAGATGCGCGACCAGCAGCGCCTGGAGCGCCTGGGCTACCTGGAGGAGTACCCCCAGTACCCGCACGAAATGGATGCCTTCAAGGACAAGGTCACCCCGCGCGGCGGCAACGCTGGCGGCGGCGGCCAGCCGGGCTGGATCCTGAAGTGCAAGGGCTGGCAGACCGACCCCAACGCCTACATCTACTTCACGGTGCAGGGCCACGCCTGGGAGCCGATCTGCGACGCCATCGGCAAGCCCGAGTGGAAGACCGATCCGGCCTACACCACGCCCAAGGCGCGCCAGCCGCACATCACCGAGATCTTCGCCACCATCGAGGACTGGCTGAAGGACAAGACCAAGTTCGAGGCCGTCGACGTGCTGCGCAAGTTCGACATTCCGTGCGCCCCGGTGCTGTCGATGAAGGAACTGCTGCGTGACGAGTCGCTGCGCAAGAGCGGCTCCATCGTCGAGGTGCAGCACCCGGTGCGCGGCAGCTACTACACGGTCGGCTCGCCGATCAAGTTCTCGGACCTCAAGCCGCAGGTCACCGCGTCCCCGCTGCTGGGGCAGCACACCGACGAGATCCTGGGCGAGCTGGGCTACAGCAAGGACCAGATCGCGACGATGCACGCGATGAAGGTGGTCTGA
- the oxc gene encoding oxalyl-CoA decarboxylase, with protein sequence MTSETQAKETDGFHLVIDALKLNDIDTIFALPGIPITDFLRIAQGEGMKVISFRHEQHAGNAAAAAGFLTQKPGICFTVSAPGFLNGLTALANATTNCFPMILISGSSEREIVDLQQGDYEEMDQLAIAKPLCKAAFRVLHAEDIGVGIARAIRAALSGRPGGVYLDLPAKLFAQTMNADAGKKSLIKVVDPAPKQLPGADAVKRAVDLLKGAKKPLVILGKGAAYAQADAEIRAFVEKSGIPYLPMSMAKGLLPDNHAQSASAARSYVLAEADVVMLVGARLNWLLSHGKGKTWGGASSKEAGKQQFIQIDISPTEMDSNVAIAAPLVGDIGSCIGELNKAMGSGWSKPPADWTGAIADRKDKNLTKMAETLSKNPPVMNFHSALNVLRNAVKANPDAIVVNEGANTLDFARSIVDMYEPRKRLDVGTWGIMGIGMGFAVAAAVVTGKQVIAIEGDSAFGFSGMEVETICRYNLPVCVVVFNNNGIYKGTDKNLSGGADMAPTLFVKDSRYELMMQAFGGVGVRAATPEELQKAIDEAVASGKPTLINAIIDETAGTESGRITSLNPAAAKKAAA encoded by the coding sequence ATGACCAGTGAAACGCAAGCTAAAGAGACGGATGGTTTCCATCTGGTCATCGATGCGTTGAAGCTCAACGACATCGACACCATCTTCGCTCTGCCCGGTATCCCCATCACCGATTTCCTGCGCATTGCGCAGGGCGAGGGCATGAAGGTCATCTCGTTCCGCCACGAGCAGCACGCCGGCAATGCCGCCGCCGCCGCCGGCTTCCTCACCCAGAAGCCCGGCATCTGCTTCACCGTGTCGGCGCCCGGCTTCCTGAACGGCCTCACCGCCCTGGCCAACGCCACCACCAACTGCTTCCCCATGATCCTCATCTCGGGCTCCAGCGAGCGCGAGATCGTCGACCTGCAGCAGGGCGACTACGAGGAGATGGACCAGCTCGCCATCGCCAAGCCGCTGTGCAAGGCGGCCTTCCGCGTGCTGCACGCCGAGGACATCGGCGTCGGCATCGCGCGCGCCATCCGCGCCGCGCTGTCGGGCCGTCCCGGCGGCGTCTACCTGGACCTGCCGGCCAAGCTGTTCGCGCAGACCATGAACGCCGATGCCGGCAAGAAGTCGCTGATCAAGGTCGTCGATCCGGCGCCCAAGCAGCTGCCCGGTGCCGACGCCGTCAAGCGCGCCGTCGACCTGCTCAAGGGCGCCAAGAAGCCGCTCGTCATCCTGGGCAAGGGCGCCGCCTACGCACAGGCCGACGCCGAGATCCGTGCCTTCGTCGAGAAGAGCGGCATCCCCTACCTGCCGATGTCCATGGCCAAGGGCCTGCTGCCGGACAACCATGCCCAGTCGGCCTCCGCCGCGCGCTCCTACGTCCTGGCCGAAGCCGACGTCGTGATGCTGGTCGGCGCGCGCCTGAACTGGCTGCTGTCGCACGGCAAGGGCAAGACCTGGGGCGGCGCCTCGTCCAAGGAAGCGGGCAAGCAGCAGTTCATCCAGATCGACATCTCGCCGACCGAGATGGACAGCAACGTGGCCATCGCCGCGCCGCTGGTGGGCGACATCGGCTCGTGCATCGGCGAGTTGAACAAGGCCATGGGGTCCGGCTGGAGCAAGCCGCCGGCCGACTGGACCGGCGCCATCGCCGACCGCAAGGACAAGAACCTCACCAAGATGGCCGAGACGCTGTCGAAGAACCCGCCGGTGATGAACTTCCACAGCGCGCTCAACGTGCTGCGCAACGCGGTCAAGGCCAACCCGGACGCGATCGTGGTGAACGAGGGCGCCAACACGCTCGACTTCGCACGCTCCATCGTCGACATGTACGAGCCGCGCAAGCGCCTCGACGTGGGCACCTGGGGCATCATGGGCATCGGCATGGGCTTCGCCGTCGCCGCCGCCGTGGTCACCGGCAAGCAGGTCATCGCCATCGAGGGCGACAGCGCCTTCGGCTTCAGTGGCATGGAAGTCGAGACCATCTGCCGCTACAACCTGCCGGTGTGTGTCGTCGTCTTCAACAACAACGGCATCTACAAGGGCACCGACAAGAACCTGAGCGGCGGCGCCGACATGGCCCCCACGCTGTTCGTGAAGGACTCCCGCTACGAGTTGATGATGCAGGCCTTCGGCGGCGTCGGCGTGCGCGCGGCCACCCCCGAGGAACTGCAGAAGGCGATCGACGAGGCCGTGGCGTCGGGCAAGCCGACCCTCATCAACGCCATCATCGACGAGACGGCCGGCACCGAGAGCGGCCGCATCACCAGCCTCAATCCCGCGGCCGCCAAGAAGGCAGCCGCCTGA
- a CDS encoding Crp/Fnr family transcriptional regulator codes for MTSIDEHSDRNIIRVQLRQNAVLKGINGEQSAELEPHLSILECNKGDVLLEQGVYEMHQYFVLDGILKRVVSNAEGHQMILRFAAERDMETSYAAWKLGSRTPYSIVAVTKTRVAVLPMPQWEQFLARHEEIRRSFEYLVMQLMSDVMAHTITLHLLDAPGRYKRFVRRHPDLQERIPKKELASYLNLSAETLSRLKQRGKI; via the coding sequence ATGACTTCCATCGACGAGCATTCCGACAGGAACATCATCCGCGTCCAGTTGCGCCAGAACGCGGTGCTCAAGGGGATCAACGGGGAACAGAGTGCGGAGCTCGAGCCGCACCTGTCCATCCTCGAGTGCAACAAGGGCGACGTGCTCCTCGAGCAGGGTGTCTACGAGATGCACCAGTACTTCGTGCTGGACGGCATCCTCAAGCGGGTGGTGAGCAACGCGGAGGGGCACCAGATGATCCTTCGCTTCGCCGCCGAGAGGGACATGGAGACCAGCTACGCCGCCTGGAAGCTCGGCTCGCGCACGCCCTACAGCATCGTGGCCGTGACCAAGACGCGGGTGGCCGTGCTGCCGATGCCGCAGTGGGAGCAGTTCCTCGCCCGTCACGAAGAGATCCGGCGCTCGTTCGAATACCTCGTGATGCAACTCATGAGCGACGTGATGGCGCACACCATCACGCTGCACCTGCTCGATGCGCCCGGCCGCTACAAGCGCTTCGTGCGCCGGCATCCCGACCTGCAGGAACGCATCCCGAAGAAGGAACTCGCTTCCTACCTCAACCTGTCGGCCGAGACGCTGAGCCGGCTGAAGCAGCGCGGCAAGATCTGA
- a CDS encoding cytidylate kinase family protein: MPVIALTQEMGSLAKDVALRLAEVAQLQVLRHEVLEHVAGKLDVPTSLVKRLREGKAGIVERFAADPGRVAVYTAQEVYALASRGNIVLRGWGATCLLRPVRHAVRVRVTRPFEQRVQWLMDKLDTDDAAMAEAEVRRSDAAHAARMHAQFGVTWGDPLLYDVVLNTDRLSIDSCVEQILHLAGRPEFQETEASREVLDNLALESAVRAALKEQPTTQAVDISIEAVQGRVVLRGIVLTAAESAEAARVAATVAGVGKVDNELRLMSITRRFASAKT, from the coding sequence ATGCCCGTCATCGCACTGACCCAGGAAATGGGGTCGCTCGCCAAGGACGTGGCGCTGCGCCTCGCCGAGGTGGCGCAACTGCAGGTGCTGCGCCACGAAGTCCTCGAGCACGTCGCCGGTAAGCTGGACGTTCCCACCAGCCTGGTCAAGCGTCTGCGCGAGGGCAAGGCCGGCATCGTCGAGCGGTTCGCGGCCGATCCCGGCCGGGTGGCTGTCTACACGGCCCAGGAGGTCTATGCGCTGGCCTCGCGCGGCAACATCGTGCTGCGCGGCTGGGGCGCCACCTGTCTGCTGCGCCCGGTGCGCCACGCGGTGCGGGTGCGCGTCACCCGCCCGTTCGAGCAGCGCGTGCAGTGGCTGATGGACAAGCTGGACACCGACGACGCGGCCATGGCCGAGGCCGAGGTTCGGCGCAGCGATGCCGCGCACGCGGCCCGCATGCACGCCCAGTTCGGCGTCACCTGGGGTGACCCGCTGCTGTACGACGTCGTCCTCAACACCGACCGGCTGTCCATCGACAGCTGCGTCGAGCAGATCCTGCACCTGGCCGGGCGGCCGGAGTTCCAGGAAACCGAGGCTTCGCGGGAAGTGCTGGACAACCTGGCGCTCGAATCCGCGGTGCGTGCGGCGCTCAAGGAGCAGCCGACCACGCAGGCCGTCGACATCAGCATCGAGGCCGTACAGGGCCGCGTCGTGTTGCGCGGCATCGTGCTCACGGCCGCCGAGAGCGCCGAGGCGGCGCGCGTGGCCGCCACGGTGGCCGGCGTCGGCAAGGTCGACAACGAACTGCGGCTCATGTCCATCACGCGCCGCTTCGCGTCCGCCAAGACCTGA